The following DNA comes from Lynx canadensis isolate LIC74 chromosome B1, mLynCan4.pri.v2, whole genome shotgun sequence.
TGTCCCCGGTCCCCTGGCCTGACCCCAGGACAAGGCTCTGATCTCCTGCCAGGCCCTCCCGACCCATCCTTGTCAGCCTGAGGCCCCCACTCTGGACAGCTGTGGGATGAGACTCCCCTTTGAAGCCAGAATGGTGGGAAGaatgcggcggggggggggggtcacaccCAAAGTGTTAGAGCGCGAGCTGCCCTTTCAAGGTCTCTGGCTTCACGGGAACCGGCTTATCACCACACAGGAACGGATCAGAGGGAAGGGTGACTGGCCCGGCTCAGTACTCAGGCCCCGCCTACCCAGTACACCGGCACCCCCACCCAGAATGCCGGGAGCGTCCTCCCGAAATGGCCCGTCACAAGTCCTCATCCAGCCTGGCTCGGCCGGGGGTCACTCTGAGGGTGCGCCTGCTTGCAGACGGGGCCCCAGAGAGCCCCACAGAGCTGGGGGCACCAGGCATCGTGTTCTTGTAGTGGTCCCCATGGCTTTGGCAGTTGCCCACTGCCTTTCTGGCCGTGCAGGGGTGGGCAGAAGGGGCGGGGGAAGCCCGCTTCCGCACCCAccccttctctctgttcccagGGCCCCATCCTGGGTGGGGGACCCCATCCTTAGCACCAACCGAGTCTCCTCCGTCTGCATCAGGCTTGGGAGTCCCCAGAGGGCCATAGGACCCCTGCAGAGACACAGGTGTGGGCTCGGCTGtaaggggaggggggcggaaCGGCCAGGCTCCCAGAGAAGCCCACTGCTGGCCAGTCAGCAAACGTCTGCTTGATGAGGCCCGGCCCTGGGACCCCCGGGCTTGTGAGGCTGCGCCCTGTCTTTCACACGCTCTGCAAGCCACAGCCCCCGCACCCGGGACCAGTGCCTActgtccccagcccccccccccacccttgacCTACCGGTCTATCCCCACTGCTGTCCCATCGGCTGTCCCTGCATGGGAGAGGACACCAAATGGAGGGGACAGTAGCCGGGGTCAAGGGGCATCCAGGTGGGCACTGATGTCCTCCCAGGAGTGGTGCGACATAGAGCTGGAGGCagccccggggcgggggaggggcgcccatggcgggggctgggggtgggcgaGGTGGCCCCCGAGAAAGGCATGGAGGGGGGGTCTGGAGCCACACGGTTGCCTCAAGAGCTGGCAGCTGAAAGGCCCCAGGCCACGGCGCACACGAGATGTGGACACGGGCTTTGGGTTGACAGGGCGGGatcccctgcccagcccagcttCCCCACGTGTCACAGAGCCAGCAGCCCATCATCAGTGCCTGCCTGGCCTCGGAAGCCCCGAAAGGGCCCTTGGGGTTGGGGAGCCCGGGGCTGCTGGTCCCCGTGAGAGGGGACAGCAGGGTCAGGCAGGTAGTTAGCCCCCAGAACTCCCTGGAGCAGATGACAAGGGCAGTTCCTCTGGGAGCCCCAGGCTGGGAAGCACATGGACACTTTTGGCGGTCCTGGGGGTTGCACCCTCACTGGTGCCAGGGTGGGACTACTCACCCCCGGGGCCTGTGGGTGTCCCGTAGCCTGAGTTCTCCCCACCGCCCAGGGTCCACTCTTTCcatgcctcccctgccccccgccccgaaACCCACCCAGGTGAcggcccccactgccccccccatCAGGGGAACATCTGTTGTCACCAGCTGTGGTTGTCTGAAGCCCCCACGGTTCCCCTCTGGTTGTTACAGCTGGGCTCCCACAGCCGGCTTTCCTCGGTCACCCAGAGGCCACTagtcctgccccagcctccaTCACTGCCTGGGAATCAGGATCAGCCCGGTGGGTCTTCCTTCAGGGCTAGGCCCCCTTGGGGACAGAAGGAGTGGGGTCCATCCTCGGGAGGCCAAGGGACTGGGTGACATCGAGGGCAGGAGGCCCCATCCTGCACCGTTGGGGTCCTAGTGGAGAAGGGCCAGAGGATGGGGCCTAGCCCTGGGATGCTAGAGAAGAGGGGCCCCAGAACCGCctttggctggggaagggggaggggagatggggcagGCTTGGCCCTGACTTCGGGGGGGGGTCCAGCCGCAGGGAGCCGGCGGTACCTGGGCGGGGTGGCAGGTGCCCGGCCCGCAGGGCAGGGCAGAGTTTGCTCTTTGCTCTCTGTAGCACCTTGGACACCGGCGAGGCCTCGTTCCTCCTGCCACACCTTCCAAGGAGCACAAAGCACCTGACACGGGTGCCTTTTCCTGAGAAGGTACAGAAGCCCTGGGCCAGAGGCAGCGAGTcccagcctcggtttccccatctggagAACGAGACCATTGTTCACAACCTGGCGGTGGCTGGCGGACTCGGGACTGTGCCCGATAGGCAGCGGGCACCCAGACGGAGGTGACGAGGCCCCGGCCCCCCAAGGCCACCAGCTGAGCCCCCAGAGCATAAGCCAGAGGGCCACAGGGGCCACACTGGCAGAGGGGATGCTCCCCGGGCCAGGAATGCAGGACTCCAGCTCCCCAAGGAGGCACCTGCAGGCGTGAGGCAGTCAACGCTGCAGACACGCAGCCAGAGTTCCGGTCGGGGGAGCTGGTGAGAGGCCCCAGGGACCCCACAGTGTCGGCCCCAGAGCCTCAGGCCAACTCGGGGACTCCCGAGAACCTTCTTTGCTCCTGCTTCTGCGGCCCAAGCCTGGTGCACGGACACACGTGCGTGAACGCGGACACACGTGCACAGAGACGCAGACCTACACACAGCtgcacacactcagacacacacctGCACACGTGCTCAGGCCCACAGAcgtgcagacacacacatgccAAGGACAGAAACGCCAGCTTAGGGGAAAGGATGCACCTTTTCttgtttaacaaaataaattaaatatacgAAGCTTCAGCTCAAAATCTATATAAAATTACAGAGGTCTGGGGCTGCCACCGGCAGTGGGACATGGGTGTGTGGCCCCCCGAGGTCGGGCCATTGGGTTGGCCATCAGGCCAGGTGCATCCCGGCCCAGGGACAGGCCGGGTCTGTGGCACCACCTTCCTTCCagcattaatattattaatttcttaaatataaatatcgAGGGCCCTTATCTCTGGCAGTGTGAGGCCGGGCGGGGCAGGGTCACCCCGGGGCCGGGCTCCGGCCTCTCGGGACGCGGCGGGGACCGCTGTGCCTGACCTCCTGGCCCAgggtccccggggtggggggtggggagggggactcCCGGACACCCAGACGCGTGGTGGCAGaaatagcccccccccccccccccccgcggagGCCTGGGCAGGGACGCAGGCGGCAGGCACAGGGCAGGGGGCGGGAAGTCTCGGTTCGCGAAGCCAGGGTGCCTCAGATCTCCTGCCAGGCGCGGGGAGGGGTGGCTTGACCATGGTCCCTGTGAAATCCTCACAGGAGCCAAGGGATTCCTTCATCAACGAGCACGCCGCTACATGCACACTGCAAAGTTACAAACACGGGCCTTCCCCAAAGCGTCTCGgtctgagggtgtgtgtgtgtgtgtgtgtgtgtgtccagagcCAGgtcatacgtgtgtgtgtgtcctacaCACCGGGCACCCGGGATGCTGGCCGCGCCTCCTGCCTGTGGTCCGTCTCCCTCGGtggccctctcccccagcctgcCCACCTTGACCTCCACGTGCCCACCCCCACGGCACCGAGAGGTGTCGCCGTCTAGCACTGGTAGTGGATGTGCTGGTGCTGGTGAACCTTGCCCTCCACGTGAgagtgcgtgtgcgtgtgcgtgtgcgtgtgcacgtccGTGTAGAGCTTGGGGTAGAGTCTGGGACCGGCAGACGGGCCGGGGCCCAGCAGGTGTTGGGGCCCCGCCGGAGGCCCCAGCTCCTCACACGGCCCCACACCGGGGGCGGTGCCGAGGGCGGAGGGCACAGGAAGGTCCTTGTCCCCACCACGGTCGCGGGCAGTCGCGGGCAGACGGTGtgcgggcagaggaggggcaggcacGGGCGCACACGGCTTCTTCTTGGCCTGGCAGAGCCACAGGAGCACGGTGCCCAGGATGAAGACGGCGCCGGCCGGGATGCCGATAACCACGGGCCACGGCAAGCTAGCGGTCGAGGACGAGGGGGCCACGGGCGGCCCTGGTGGCTTGGGGTCTGCAAGAGGGAccgaggaggggggtggggaggggaacgGCGCCACGGGTCCCAGCGACGGGAGGCCGGCCCGCGGCACGGAGGGGCCCCGGGGCCGGGAGCAGGCGCACGCACCTGGCAGCACGGTGAGGAAGGCGCTGCGGAAGCTGTAGCCCATGGTGTTGGCGCCCAGGCAGATGTACATGCCCGCGTCGTCCTGGCGGGCGCGGGTGATGAGCAGCTTGTTGAGGTAGGAGCCGTCGGGCCGCGACCACACGTCGCCCGTGGGCAGCACCACGAACTTCTGGCCGCCCACATCGATGGTGGAGTTGTAGCGGCCCTCGGTGCCGTACTCCACGCGCTTCAGCCACTGGATCACCGGCTTCACGTCGCTGCGCACTTTGCACTGGAAGGACGTGGTGCCCCCGAAGTCCACCGTCGTGTTCACGGGGTGCGTGCCCGTGAGGACAGGCTTGGAGCGCGTCCGCTCTGCGCGAGGACGCAGCGCGTCGGCACTCGCCCCGGGCACCgccagctccccgcccccccgggcCTGGCACTCACGGATCACGTCCACCTTGTAGGTTGCGTTGATGGCGCCCGCCCGGTTCGACACGCGACACGTGTACTTGCCGCTGTCCTCGGGACGCAGGTTTTTCAGGCTCAGCGTCCACTTCTTCCTGTGCTCGCCGGCCTCCGAGCCCGTCAAGGCCTGGTCATCCTTCATCCACATGATGTCGGGCCGTGGGTGCCCACTGGCCACGCACTTGAGCCGCACGGAGCTGCCCACCGGCCGCGCGATCACCCGGCGCCTCATCTTGGAGGGCTGTGTGAAGCGGGGCCGTGCTGCGGGACGGGGCGGCACCGAGGTCAGCAAGGCACCGGGCGGGCCAGGCCCCCGCCCGCGCCGGAGGGGAAGGGAGACGCCGGCCCCATCTCACCCCACTGCTTGCCGGCCGGGTCCTCCTGGCCCCCAGAAGGGCCGTCGTGCCCCAGATGCTCCCTTGCCGGGCCAGTGTCATCTGCAGAGACGAGGGCACGTGAGAAGGGCCCCGGCCTTGGGCCCGGCTGGGAAAGTTCTAGAAACACAACTGGGAGCCCTTGGGAGCACACCCACATCTCAGAATCCCAGAGACAGCTGGGAAGAGCGGCCCGCCCAGCCTACCCCCTGGGTGCAGGTGACCCCAACAGAGCTggccgcccgccccccccctccgGCTCCGGGGGGTCTGCAAGGCCAGTGGGAGGAGGGGGCCAGCCCCGCCGGCAGCTGCAGTAACCCTAGCCCACATCAAGGCGCCGAGGCCTTGGTGAGCTGACATGGCTCACATACCACCTAGTCGTCCTCCCCTTTCAGAGGACAGTGGGGGGGGACACGCACAGGGTTCCCATTCCACAGTCCGGAGAAGGGGCCCcgcgggggtggggcaggctgaGGAATGCCCCTCCCGTGACAGCCGCCTCCACCCAGCCCGGGACCCAGTGAGGGGGTGGCACAGGTCAGGCTCCCCCTTTGTGAGACGGCCGCCACGGCTCGGAGGGAGCCTGCCCCGGGGAGCCCCAGCCCCGGGGAGCCCCACCCCCGGGGCCCGTGGGGGGGGGGCCAGCCACGCGCCTGGTACATGTGTACCAGAGGGTGTGTCGCCGGGGACCCCGCCAGTCCCCAAGCCCGGGCCCCAGAGGCAAAAGAGAACAGAAGGCCCTCGGCGGCCCCTCTGAACTCTGAAATCTGAGCCTCAAAGTGAGAGCCGACACCCAGGGCCGTCAGCCCGCCCAGCCCGCCCTTCAGTGGGACCACCACCCTGGGGCTCCCCCACGCCCACTCCTGCCGCCCCCTAGCCAGCCTCAGTCTCCTGGTCAGCAGAACCTTTGGGAGGAGGGGGACCCCGAGGTACAGGCCTGAGAAGGAGCAGGGGCCCCGGGGCCGGGGGTGACGACAGAGATCAAGCCCCCGTCCTGGGCccggaggaggcaggcagggacgGGTCTCAtcctgggaggcagggggctgAGCTCaggcagggatggggcagggtggggcgggggttgggggggtgggggagccgggGTGGTGCTGACTCAGGGCTCACAGGGCgcagccccggcccggcccgcccccACGCGCCCCGGCACGGCCACCACTGACCCATCACGATGAGGGTATAGTTGACGCTGAGGCTGCCGAAGCCGTTGGTGGCCTTGCACACGTAGGCGCCAGCATCGTCTCGCTCGACCTCCTTCACCTTCAGGCCCTGGGGCAGCACGCGGAAGCGGCTCCAGCCGCCGTGGATTGTGCGGCCATCCTTGGTCCACATGGTGAGCGGTGGCGGGTCCCCCTCCACGGGGCACTGCAGCCGCACGGTGCGGCCCAGACGGGCCACCTGCCTCGAAACCACCTTGTCCGCCATCCTCGGGGGGCCTGCGGGCGGGCCAGAGGGCTCAGtcagagaggagggggctggcAGGTAGTCAGGGGTCCAGGCAGGCAGGGTTGCTGGGAGCCAGGGGAAGGGGGCCGTCCCCGTCGGGTCCCCACCCAGGACTCCACACAGATACACCTGCCCGGAACAGACCGGGGcggcggggtgggcgggggggggggggggcctgaagCCCGGGGCCCTGCTCCCAGGCCACAGCAGCTGGCGTTCACCCTGGACCCACCGCACGCCAAGCCCACGCCCACGGAGCTCCCACGGCGAGCCAGGCTCTGGCTCACGCCCCCCCCCAGCACCCGTCACGTACGTTGTAGTCAAGATACAGGTTGGCTGGGGCGGGTCACCCAGGGTGCATGCCCGCAGGCGAGCCAGAGCGGCCCCTCACCGCCTCCCATACACAGCGAGTGTCCGCGCGTGCGGCCTGCCTGTGAGTGAGTCCACGCGGCACGAACAGCCGTGGCCGGTGGCCCACGTTGCGCCCGTGTGTGCGTGGGCCCCATCCGCCCGGGTCCGCCTGCAGGGCCGAAGGCTCTGCTGTTCCCAGTCACACCACACCGGGTGGCTCATccctgggcgggggcggggggggtggagCAGGACCCCAAGGCCCTGGGGTCAGAGGGCGAGGAGCAAGGTGCCAGGCCTAAGTGCAAGGTTCCCGTCTGGTGGCAGCCACTGCCCACTGCGCCCCAACGGGAGAAGCCTGAGCTGTGGGCTGAGGCCACGGGCCCCCGAGCAACGAGAAGGCCACCCTCGCCCGTGAGTCTCGGGCCAGCTTCAGCACCTCTGTGCCCGAGTGCAGGGATGGTGGGGGTGACCAGGACGCGGGGAAGGACGCTGCGGGTGTCCGAAAGAAGCAGGGCCGTCTCCTGGCCAACCC
Coding sequences within:
- the FGFRL1 gene encoding fibroblast growth factor receptor-like 1, with the protein product MDGSPGETERLLWSTTVTVIVQDAWSRVSNLSESPAAVRFAPPGVRVGRGPHQGTGSGRLTQARLGAGSASPVPRPGPGGAGRRGCGARGGDDRAARPAGPALSPAARPPPPRSAQAKMTPSPTLLLLLPPLLLGALPPAAAARGPPRMADKVVSRQVARLGRTVRLQCPVEGDPPPLTMWTKDGRTIHGGWSRFRVLPQGLKVKEVERDDAGAYVCKATNGFGSLSVNYTLIVMDDTGPAREHLGHDGPSGGQEDPAGKQWARPRFTQPSKMRRRVIARPVGSSVRLKCVASGHPRPDIMWMKDDQALTGSEAGEHRKKWTLSLKNLRPEDSGKYTCRVSNRAGAINATYKVDVIQRTRSKPVLTGTHPVNTTVDFGGTTSFQCKVRSDVKPVIQWLKRVEYGTEGRYNSTIDVGGQKFVVLPTGDVWSRPDGSYLNKLLITRARQDDAGMYICLGANTMGYSFRSAFLTVLPDPKPPGPPVAPSSSTASLPWPVVIGIPAGAVFILGTVLLWLCQAKKKPCAPVPAPPLPAHRLPATARDRGGDKDLPVPSALGTAPGVGPCEELGPPAGPQHLLGPGPSAGPRLYPKLYTDVHTHTHTHTHSHVEGKVHQHQHIHYQC